From the Xiphophorus hellerii strain 12219 chromosome 20, Xiphophorus_hellerii-4.1, whole genome shotgun sequence genome, the window CGGTAATCGTCTCGATCTCGAATGCGCCTGCCCCACGAGGGAGGTGCACCGCGGGTGCGACTGCGCTTCTCACCGTTGGACAGTTCCACTCGCACCCGGCAACCACAAAGTGTCCTACAAACCAATTAGCCGTGAGCAATGGCAAGTAGTCCAACCTGCTTCCATGCTATTGTAATTATAGCTTAAGATATGCACACCGTGACCCACCTTCCATCTAACTCGCGCACGGCATCAGTCGCATCTCTGGGATCTTCAAACTCAACAAAGGCAAAACCCGGGGGATTCCTGGCCACCCAGACACTACGCAGGGGCCCGTAGTAGCCAAAGGCCCTCTCTAGCTCAGTCTTGTTTCCATTGTTTCCCAGATTTCCGACATAAACCTTACAGTCGAGGGGACAGTCCCGATGCATGGCTGGatctaaaatgaagaaaaacagattataaAAGCAGCAGTAAGAAAAATCAGCTGAGCTGAACTGTCtaatcacaaaaaaaccctATGGTATATcacataattttaataaatctgaattATATTGGTTTAACttcagatgaaaacataaaaaaatctgaacaggATTCTTCAACGCTaaactaaaaatgatttaatgtttatttttgcgaTGTGTGAAAGTTTGCTTCAATGTTTTTAGGTGCAGAAACTCATTAAAACCAAACTTAAACTGTGTGATATTTAAAAACCTCAACCAAAGCTCCACGTTTCAACAAACTACGCTCCAGATTCcacaaaagcagcaaaacagtGTCTAAAGTATTACACTGAAAGCCAATATCAACAACacgttttgtttctttatattCTGTTTTACGAACACGcttaaaattaaagtatttcatCGACAAAAGAGGCCCAACACCATTAATTTGCATGCTCTACTCTCGAGAGCATGACCCAGTTTTCTACCTCAATTACAGTTCATGCTAACCAATAACGTAGTTAGATCCTACAAGAACTAGCCTTAGAttaaatttcattaaattacTTCTTAATTAAAACCCAGATCaatatattgcatttttaaaaagtcaaaactcGATGTAGATTACACGACGAATGTGTTCAAAAGAATCGCTAAAATGGCTGTCGCTTTTCCGAGGCCTACTCGTAGTAGCGGCGCTAACAGCCACAGAAACcgaacaataaaaacacacaaagctgAGGCGGTACGACAACGCCaaccaaaataacattttagatGCGACTCCGCATGATTTACAAGAACATGTTCTGCATAAACTGTACCGTGTCTAATGCAGCTTGCAGATTAAGGCTTCAGCGTCTCTACCGCAGACGTGCTCTTCTCGGAAGTCGACGGAAAATGGCGTGACGGAAAGGACGTTTGTGTGTAACTTAGGCGCCACGAAGCTGTTTCCGGTAGGGCGGGCCTTCCGTGTCATACTTTTCAATCAAAATTCTTTCTTACAAGTTAGCTAATGCGATAATACTTATGTATTTGCGTACGagtattaaaaatacaatcCTGAGTATACAATTAAGGTTTGTTTTCGAAATTTCAGATATTTCGGAAATGCAATACCACGTTTGGCCACAAAGTTAGGACGACTGTAGATGTGGCgctgtttcaacatttttgttagaAATCTAGTCAGCAATCTGCAGCTCTGAGGCACATCTGGCTCTTTGCACCTTGGACCTTGGAAAATTACTCTTAAAACTTTggttaaatatgaaaaagaaccaactaatgtttttaaatactgatataaaacaaatacaggttTTAGCAGTTTGTCCGTTTTTTGTGGAGTACTTGCATTGAATATCCACAACATAAAGACAATCTATTTTATATCAGTTATTCTTGTCATTAAATTGAAAACTATGTGACTAAAACATATTCAGCTCAATtgcaaaagttttaagtttttctttttaaaaattaaaaatataataaaaaattatggttctttaaaaataacacatttatatgtgttatttttttaacacatggGAATGTGTTAaaacacattcaataaattagaatattattgaaaagccaACTTATTccagtgaaacacattatatagattacgGTAATTgcacacagatggatgtttaaacatctttatttctgttagttgTTATGATTTCCcgcttaatgaaaacataacatttaaaattagaatattacatcaggccaatataaaaacaatttttaaaaacaaaaatgtcttcaaaagtttttgttgtttttttaacataagtGGTTATGGTAcctattttcaaaaggtacttttaatctgacaaaaaagGACTCATCTGGGTGTATTCTAAAAGGTCCAGTAACCTTTCAGGGTCTGAACAAGTTTTATTCAACTGGTTTGAGGACAAAAATTTCAGTTGCAAAGGTTGCAGACCATAGGAATAGACTCTAGCTCAAAATCGGTCCATGATAAGAAGGTGTTGAAACAATTACAAGTATTATGGTAAAAACCGCAGTGGAATTGTTTTTAGGTTTGCTTTTAATTGTTTAGTTATGACTCCCACAGACCTTCTGAAAAGACATCAGGGTGTCATTAACTTCAAAGTAATGACAATTGACTGATAATGTGGtggttttcatctgttttcctATATTGCTTTTTTAATGAACAATCCATGGTAAAATTACTTGCCAAAACACTCATTTTCAAAGTTGCTTTTTAAGGCTCAAATGTTGTTCTTTATAATTATtcttttagatttaaatagtcTCCAAGGTTTTCcaaggttttgttttgcttttttcaataaaagcaaaacaaacaaacaaaaacaaatcctttatttttaaatggcaaATTGACTCACTATTAGTGACCCTAACAATGCGGCCCAGAACTGTCTGTGGAGATAATGTCCATAATACAAATATTGCAGACATCTTCTTCACCATTATTGCATCTAAATTATTTACGCTATATGCTCAGACGAAGCCATCACTTtgataatgttttctttttaccacaTCAGGCTTCAGACTTATAACTCACATGTTGCTAGATTTCAcctttcatagaaaaaaaaagacagaggtaCTTCTGTACAGaatttctatctatctatctatctatctatctatctatctatctatctatctatctatctatctatctatctatctatctatctatctatctatctatctatctatctatctatctatctatctatctatctatctatctatctatctatctatgatctaggggtctcaaactccagtcctcgagggccgcagtcctgcaacttttagatgtgcctctgctgctccacacctgaatagaataattaagtcattaaggctctggagaactgacctacacaaggaggaggtaattaagccatttcattccagtggtttgtacctgtggcacatctaaaaactgtaggtctgcggctctcgaggactggagtttgagaccctgATCTAGTGTAACAGCATGGTATGCAAATGACTACAAACGGATACTTCAAATGAATTTTTTTGAGTACGGAATTTTGAGACAGTTCATCAGTCAGAACACGAGAACAACGCAGATTGCATGTAGAGAGTGGCATGTTACTCTCTATGTTTATTCTAAATGAATTTAATGTTACGGGCagcatgaaaatatttctggtaGAAAATCTGttcaactaaaaacaaaacacaacacgTAAATAAAACGCAGACATTGTATAAATCTGTTTTCCCAGCTACTGTGAAGGCGTCCTCACGCACGACACGCCCCGGCAGTCTGTTAGTAACTGCCCACAAAGTTTCTCAGCCAGGTGACGGTTGAGTCAGAAGGGAAACAGCTCGGACGCTGCCTACACAACCAAACTGGATACATAAAGATACTTTTCATCTCCAAGCCAAAGTCAGTCACAGATTATTTGCTATTAATATAGATtactgaggtttttttttttctaacgtCGTAAACCATAAAAGCCTCCATTCCGCCCTCTTTTGAACAGTGAGCAGCTAGTAGTAGCAGCAAAAACCTAGGACATTTAACGTTAGCTCACCTCGTTACTTCGGCGGTCGTTGTATTTCTGTCCAGGTAAGCTTTCACTGCTGCCAACATGTCCGAGACAGCCGGGGATGCGAAACCTGAGGTGAAGCAGGCGAGCAAAGAAGTGAAGGAGAGCGAAAATGTCGCGGAAAAATATTCAGCCATGACCGTGAGCAAGAACAGCGAAATTAACATGGGAGAGCTGTCGTCGGTGTTCAGCGCCGTGCCCACCCACAAACCAGTTAAAAAGGTAAGGCTTCTTAAGCTACATTAACGGGCAGCTTAACGGCATCCGTGGAGGACGTTTAGATGGCAACTCTGTGCTCACGCTGTCTGCTGTTACGTAAATGTTTGTGGCTGCATCTAGTCTGATTCTCGTCACGTTTTATGCAGACGGACTTTCTAATAGTTGAAGGGTTAACAACTGTTAGTAACGTGCTGCAGAGCTATATTTATTCCGCTCTTCTTCACGTTATGTgctgtaaaagtattcatgcttTTTCAACTTCTTCTTATTTTGTATCTTTAAACCGCAAACttcatgtttttgattaaatttggCATATACAGAGCTGCTCATCGTTGTGATGTGGCTTGTGAAAGACCAGCTTTGAACATCAAAATTCTTAAGTTTTAGATGAATCTcccacaaatttaaaatgtttcgtGAAGCATGATTAACTCATGCAACCCATAATCTAAGCCATTCAACATTTAGCTCTGTCTGTATGTCTAGGAATGCAATCCTGAGGAAATATAAACCTCCACTGCAGTCTCCAACACtatctgctgaagaaaagcattcccacacCACTCTACTGCCACCACAATGTTTTACCATGGGTACCATATGCTCAGGGTGTTAGTTTTTCAGATCACTGAGCCCATTGCTAACTGTCTCAACTCACCAGGCCACTTTTTTCACATGTTATTTGTGTCCCCTGTATGGCTTTCGGCAAACTTCAATCATGccttgtcatgtttttttatttcttaccaCTCTTTCATATAGTCCAGATTTGCTGAATTGACAACTAAAGGTCGTCCTATCAAGAGATTTTTCCATCTAAGCTGTGgtatttctgcagctcctccagagacgCACTGGGCCCTTTTGCCTCCTCTACTTATTAATGTTCTCCTTGCACAATCTGTTCGTTTAGGTGGAGGGTCTTGGAATCCTTTCCGTTGGTCATTTTCAGAAGATGGATTAATCTGTGCTTCTAAGATGTCCAAACCTTgaaataattgcatttattaaTTAGGTTACATCTGAATTGGTTGTTGTGgatcttaaaaaatatttgagtaaAAGGGGACTAGAAACAAATGCaagtcacacttttcagatttttatttgtaaaaaaaaaaaacatgtataattgtccttccacttcataTCATTGTATCTGAATTCATTTGCAAGGCTCTGTAcatataatttgtttaaaatgtacaaattgtAAGTAACACGTTTCCTGCTAAGATCTTGAAGTTATTGGCTATACCTCACTAGATATACttcctggtttttgtttttaaacaaactgctacaattaatatatttataggTCACTGAAACAACAGGGCTATTTGTTCTTTTGTAAACTTCCCAAAAGTCAGATGTTACCTAACATTTTGAAGGAACAGGGAGGAGTTTGACTTTCCTGTGGCTTCATTAAAGTCAGAcggaagtggaaaaaaatactagcagcagatttttgaaaatatgcCAACTTCAGGCTGGTATACTCCAAGGGAAAAGAAGTTTAGTTAAATCAAAGGGCCAACGCCCTCAGCCCAGGAGTTCTAAgtttctggtttgttttaatttcactgtttcacatcctctttttcttttaagtagGCTTGTTACTCTGTAGCAATAACTAAATTTGCTTTAGTAGTCGTTTGTATAGCCAAAGAGTAAGATATTTTTTGAAGTGGAAGTATTTTTGTTCCCTGAAAACAgattaacaaataataaaatgtatttgaggTCACAGTTTACTGGATAGTTTTGATTATGCTTTTGTAGGAGAAAAACGTACAATTTCCTGGAACAAATGACAATGCTGTTAACTGTCATGAGATACAGTTTATCCCATTTTTTAAGATGGTGATTTTTGTCTTATGCACTTATGTGTTTGGTGACGTATTTGACAACACAAAGAGCAGTGCAGgggaaaatatgtttatctCAGTTAAGATGTGTGACTGAATTACATTGCTTCATCTTCTAGACCTATTTTCATACCATCTTGTCACTTTGGCCTGTTTTGCTTTAAACTTTGATTACAGTCACTGAAAGCTCAAACATTCAGAATTTGACTATTATCTTAAGATAAGCATACAttgcagaaatacaaatattattaTGTATGTACTGttccttgcaaaaatatttgtaccAATTGACATTTCCACAAATTCCTATGGATtatttttgggatttttctgATGGACAAATGCAAGGTattacataattgtgaagtgggaggtaaattatttttgatgcatttcttaaaacaaagaTATAAAAAGTATGGCATGAATTTGGTGTGATCTGACTACATGTTTACCGTGTGGACTACATGGTTCAACAATCTTTCCACTCTTCCATTCTGAAATTGTGGAATGTACAACTGATAATTTTCCTGTGgagctctgcagctcctctgccaTTTCCTGGGGTTTCTGAACTGCTTCTCTAATTTTAATAGATTTgtgttttccactttttatttGTGGGTGAGTGATTGAACCGTGCTCCATGTGATGTTTGAAGCGTGGGAATATTTTAATGACCTAACTACTTTAAACTTTATGCCTGACCTCCCTGCTGCCTTCTTTGATCCTCTCAGtcgttcactaatgttctctaacaaacctctgaggccttcagagAGCGTCTGGAtttaaactgagattaaattacatccAGGTAAACTctgtttgcaaattaaataactCCGAAAGCAATTGattgcactagattttattttggggatACAGGAGTTAAAGGGACTGAATACAAAATGTAATACATGCcaataatttagattaaaaaaaaaaatccttccatTTAAACattatgtgctgctttgtgttggtctacaataaataaaattatgtgcACTGAAGTCTGTGGTCATAACCTTAGTTACACaatgaataattttgttatGCACAACAAGATTTCTATAAAGATCTATAAGTGTTTAGCTGATTTCTATCAACAATGGAAACATGTAGCCCAAGAGGTAATGGGATCAGCTTATTAAAATGATCCATAACACAAATGGTTGCATGAAGTCAAAAACATGACACCtttttacatacatacatacaggcATGCATGCATACATACAGAGTAATCAAAAATGTGCTGCtgtgataaaacaaaataagctgACATGGCAAAAGAGACTGCTCTATTTATAAGCACAATGTTTACTAATTTATGCAACACACATACATTTTTCATAGCAATGCAGTTGAGTGGGGTTGTTCACTAGCAGTATATGTTGGATTGGGACATCCAAAACCAAATTTCCAAAGGCGGCTTAAGCATCTATTTTTGGCAACAGAAAAGAGAAGCTTACTGGCTATAAaagaattataatgggacaagaaaaataaacccatCTGACTTCATTCAGTTTTAGTAAAACTACAATACCACcgcacaaaatatttaaaacaatgccactgcattttcttctgtctaataaaatccttttgcttttgtgtttgtttgtttttttgtgctgactttatatttgtttcATATCATATcagtttaaaccaaataatagttattttgtttgttttatagcaAATTCAGTTTGTTGAGGAAAAACAGGAGTTCAGCAGGTTTCCCACCAAAGCAGGCCGCCGTTCCCTGTCCCGCTCCATCTCGCAGTCCTCCACTGACAGCTACAGCTCTGGTAAGAGTTCACATTATGCACATTGCGCTACATACGCAACATCAAGATATCATAAGTATtgtcatttatatattttttcatttcagctgcGTCCTACACTGATAGCTCAGATGACGAGACTTCGCCTCGGGACAAAACACAAGTCAACTCGAAGGGCAGCAGTGACTTCTGCGTGAAAAACATCAAGCAGGCTGAATTCGGGAGACGTGAAATCGAGATAGCAGAACAAGGTACAGCATGACAAAGACACAGTGAACTGAGCAGCTCACTTGTAGCTGATTCATCAAAAACGCAGACGGAAAATCTGTCTTGATGTGCTTTTTTTGAAACCAGACCGTGCTAGTTTCTATGAACTTCTTGGTTAAAGTTTTtctgatgataaaaaaaaaacctgaccacTTATTACACCATTTAACAACAGATTTGAAAATAAGAATGACCTGGTCAATTAATGTCATGAGAAACAGGCTAAAACTAGTTGATTACCaaccattttcttaaaaaacttcagttttttgttgtatCAAGAATGCCGATTGTCTTTCAATGACTAGACTGGcaaaatttttcataatatgctaactaaaaatacaacttaaattttaacattattttgtgtcgGCTGTATTAAACACTGACTGACGAGTGACCAGCGACGCCCTCCTCTGGATGGTgaccaaactacaacactaaacaAAGTTTTTAGCAGACAATATTAGTTAATcgattggaactaattttacTCTAGTAAACCATTAATCGACAATTATTATTGTTACCCATAGATTAAACAGTTATTATGGAAAAGTGTGGTTTTATTTAACTATAAACTCACTAGTTTATAGTTTATAGTATAAGATGTTTGTTGCGTTTTAACAAAACTGCTGACCAATTAGCAACACACTCAGGCACCTAGACTCTGACGTTCAAACAGAGTAACAGAATGGGCACAAAATCCAATTTATGTAACTAAGAATGGTTATTGGTTCCAAACAGGCTGTACTGAATAACAAAGTCTCTATTCAAGCTGCAACATTTAGAGAGGAGAAGAATTTGTTATAAAGACCAAAAGCATGGACCATAAGGACTAATGTCATCAGTTCAGGCTATTAGTAGTAGAGTAATGGTTtagatcagtgtttcccaaACCTGGACCTCAaagcacactgccctgcatgttttaggtattttcttgcttcagtccagctgatttcaattgatgacagattaacaggcatttgttgaactgcaatcagttgaatcaggcacattaaagcagaggaacctctaaaacatgtaggacagtgtgccttgaggaccagggttgggaaacactggtttAGATATTTTCTTGGCACGCTGGGCCTCTTATTATTATCTGGGTATAGTTTAAACAACACCACCTTACCCGAATTTTGCTTTTGACCATTTCCATCCATTAAGGACCAAAATGCCCTCAAGAATTCAGATAGTTCTGAAGACAAAAGGGTTTCCGACCAGGTTCTGTTACACACTTTAACAGAGTGCAGAGAGAAATAACCGTCTCTCTGAGGGATATTGTGAAAACTACGAGTTTTTCAGCATCATCTGTGCTTCTGTTTCTCCCACTCACTATTTGTTATGTTGTTCAGATATGTCGGCGCTGATCTCACTCAGGAAGAGAGCACAGAGTGAGAAACCTTTAGCCGGTGCCAAAATCGTGGGCTGCACTCACATAACTGCTCAGACTGcagtaagactttttttttttttctcatatcaAACTTTAGTGGCTTAACAGAGGCTTGGATGCACActataatgttttaaatgaaacattttacatatcACATTCCTGTTTGTGTGGTTCTCATCAGGTGCTGATTGAGACTCTGGTTGCTCTTGGAGCTCAGTGCCGTTGGACTGCTTGTAACATTTATTCAACACAGAATGAAGTTGCTGCTGCCCTGGCAGAGAGAGGTAAGCAGCAGAGATGATAAACAATTCTCTTATCGTGCCAGCTAACATATAATCCTATAAATATTAATCATTAACTTGACAGTTTGatcctttttatattttacttccACTTGACTACAGCCATGATGTTCATAACATATGTTACGTGGCCTCTATTAGCGCCTTTTGAGCAAAGCGTTGCTTTGTAATGGGAACATCTCATGTCGTTTAAAACCAAGGTTACTGTTTGGAAATGGCAAACTCTTGAACATTGAGCCCTGCAGAGATGATTGGACCACATAAGTATTCCCACTTAGAGAGAGACTGGCTCTGCTTGAGCCTTTTTATCCTTGGTTGCTATGTAACTGTCTTAATGTTGTGCACTAAATGCCCAGAGAAAACATTCAGAGTTCTGGTAAAGTAGGAGAGTTCAGTACTCTCCGGGGCTTCTGTACTTCTAGGTGCTTGACTTAGTAATTTATTGGTGTGCGTCATCTTCTTCAAGATGGGCTGTTTCTTAAACTCTGtggaaaataatctgcaaatgtCAACTGCTGTTTTACTGGCGTTAACATCATGTCCTGATATAGGAGCTATACATAAACTCAGACAGTTTGGActgaaaaattacacatttttatcgTCCATTTTGACATACAGTGGAAATATGTAAActaaaaaatgcaatttctgAAATTGTCTGAGCTTTCAAGACAAATCTTAAAACTCATCTTTTGAATGTAACCTATATGAACTGTATTTATAATTATTCAGTGTATTTcctgaataataaataataataatttttatttatgtttatttagtaaatataaataaaaatttaaagaattttattttttaaaaataaaattgtaaaatttttattttagtaattcattgataattaaattatttttatggttttgttcttttatcaTTTCAGACTTGAACTTAAAACAGCTCtataaataaagtagaaaatgaaATCTAACCATTGGGTTTGTTGGTTCTGGGGGTTAAAGAGATTGAAAGAGATTTTCTGTGGAAAATGCTTTATATTATTTCCGTCTCTGATGTTTTAGGTGTGGCAGCGTTTGCCTGGAAAGGAGAATCTGAGGATGACTTCTGGTGGTGTATTGACCGTTGTGCCAACACTGAGGGCTGGCAGCCCAATATGGTGggtgaaaaatgtctttatccCTTCATGAAGTGACAGtttgataataatatatacatGACCAATAGAAACAGTTGCCTAAAAAACAGTCAGAAGAGCTTCTTGTGTTTTGTTAATTAcagtttgaaaacttttaaatctCTGTTAGATCCTTGATGATGGTGGAGACCTGACACACTGGGTGTATAAGAAATATCCAAATGTCTTCAAGAAGATCAGAGGCATTGTAGAGGAGAGTGTTACTGGAGTTCACAGGTGATTTACTTTAAATTAGATGTGAATCTTATGaacatgtttagatttttgctaacctgtttcatgtgttttgtctttttttaatccagGTTGTACCAGCTTTCTAAAGCGGGGAAGCTGTGTGTTCCAGCCATGAACGTAAACGACTCTGTGACTAAGCAGAAGTTTGACAACCTGTACTGCTGCAGGGAGTCTATCTTAGATGGGTGAGTAAAATGGGTtagatattattattttaaaggttttttttgttgcaccaGTGGCCGAAGGGATTATATTATGCAAATTACAAATTGAATATTCTGTGCACATTACATTAACAACATGCTGCTGTATTTCTTATGGTATAGTGCACTGTGTTTTTACATGGTCAGCATATCTTTGAACTGGATCAGTGCTTTGTACACCTCTAGTCACTGTCCCTGCTGGTTAATTATCTGCAAGTTAAACAGCTGTCTCATAGTAGTGTTTTCCTTTGTGCATGAATTAGGCGGTAAAGATCAACCTCATCAGATGCaacataaattgtttttattcaaaattgaaAATTAGCCAATAAAAAATCCTTGATTTGTTTGAGCTGTGATAAACAATACGGTTCAGATTGCGTCAAGTAATATTTCCGACTACTCGGACACGCAGTCTTCCGggtagtttttcttctttgccaataaatatgcaaattttaCGTCTCCAATCTGTTTAGTTTGAAGCGAACCACAGATGTCATGTTCGGAGGAAAGCAGGTGGTGGTTTGTGGGTACGGCGAGGTGAGAGACAATTTGCAATATCAAGAGACAATCTAATCttaataatgtaaaacaaatgttggGAAAACTGAGTTTCATAGTTTAAATACAGCagtttgtaatatttatgatttaaagTAACAGCTTTTTTGCCTGATGCGGTTTTGTTTCAGGTTGGCAAAGGTTGCTCTGCAGCTCTGAAGGCTTTGGGAGCCGTCGTCTATGTTACAGAGATTGATCCCATCTGTGCCCTGCAAGCCTGGTGAGGAGAAGATGAATTTAAATGATCGCTGTGCCAAATGTGGATACACAGGCCAGACTGCATTGTTAATAACAAGCATTTAAAGATGCTAAAAATAGCTAGAAAAATGCACTGGTGAGACCTTCACTTAATTTATTTGTCCGCTTATTAACAGAACCGGTGGAGTTAATGCAAGATGGTTGGTTTCCTCACACAAAACATGACTGCTAATCTTATATTTTCAAAGGATTGAGGAGTTTTGATGTATGTTTGGGATCGCTGACCTGTCTGAAAACCAAATGCTGTCGATTACTTTTGTCCAAGTTGTCCCTTGGAAAATGTTATTATATTCCAGATCCAGGACTTCTCAAGAGGCTCAGTTATTGCAAGTTGCAGGAACATCACCATCTGAtgttttgttcactttttaGCAAGCTCACTGTGGCATTTTTAAACTACAGGTGAAAGAAAGTGTATATAATGCTGGAAACAACactaaacaagtttaaaaaatccaaaccttTAGATTTTTATAATGGCCTCAACCTTATTGAAGCCCTAATAAAAATATGTGGCTAATTCTTAAAAGCCATGTCATTATCCAGAAATCAGCCAATTTAAATTAACTTCATTGACACCTAAA encodes:
- the LOC116709699 gene encoding S-adenosylhomocysteine hydrolase-like protein 1 → MSETAGDAKPEVKQASKEVKESENVAEKYSAMTVSKNSEINMGELSSVFSAVPTHKPVKKQIQFVEEKQEFSRFPTKAGRRSLSRSISQSSTDSYSSAASYTDSSDDETSPRDKTQVNSKGSSDFCVKNIKQAEFGRREIEIAEQDMSALISLRKRAQSEKPLAGAKIVGCTHITAQTAVLIETLVALGAQCRWTACNIYSTQNEVAAALAERGVAAFAWKGESEDDFWWCIDRCANTEGWQPNMILDDGGDLTHWVYKKYPNVFKKIRGIVEESVTGVHRLYQLSKAGKLCVPAMNVNDSVTKQKFDNLYCCRESILDGLKRTTDVMFGGKQVVVCGYGEVGKGCSAALKALGAVVYVTEIDPICALQACMDGFRVVKLNEVIRLVDVIITCTGNKNVVTREQLDRMKNGCIVCNMGHSNTEIDVASLRTPELTWERVRSQVDHVIWPDGKRVILLAEGRLLNLSCSTVPTFVLSITATTQALALIELYNAPEGRYKQDVYLLPKKMDEYVASLHLATFDAHLTELTDEQAKYLGLNKNGPFKPNYYRY
- the srsf3b gene encoding serine/arginine-rich splicing factor 3b, which translates into the protein MHRDCPLDCKVYVGNLGNNGNKTELERAFGYYGPLRSVWVARNPPGFAFVEFEDPRDATDAVRELDGRTLCGCRVRVELSNGEKRSRTRGAPPSWGRRIRDRDDYRRRSPPARRRSPRRRSFSRSRSRSLSRDRRRERSLSRDRNHKPSRSFSRSRSRSRSTERR